CGAAAGTACTGAAAATTTGAGTGTTTTGGTGACATAATGCTTGCATTAAGTGCAAGGAAAATGTAAGGATAAGCTAAAAACCCTTGCACATGGAGTAAAATATGTACCGAAAGAAATCATTGGACCAGCTTGAATTCGCAGACTTTTATCTTCCCTTTGGAGGCAAACTGAGAAGTGACAATAGATGGATAAAGCTTTAAAAACTGATTCCATGGGATGAGATAGAAAAGTTATATTCATATAGATTTTCAAAACAGATGGGAGCGCCAGCCAAACCATTAAGAATGGCCCTCGGAGCATTGATAATAAAAGAGCGTTGTGGATTTACAGACGAGGAGACAGTAGAGCAAATACGGGAGAATCCATATTTACAATATTTCATTGGATTAAGTGAGTATAGAGATGCCACACCTTTCGATCCGTCGATGATGGTACACTTCAGAAAGCGTTTAAGCAGTGATATACTGAATGGTATAAACGAATTAACAATAGGCAATGATAGAAGGATGGTGATCTACAAGATACTACTTTAGGTGTTGATAATGATAAGAGTGAGGATTTTGAAGATAAGAATGAAGGTAAATTGATACTTGATGCCACATGTGCGCCATCAGATATAAGGTATCCTACGGATTTATCCCTATTGAACGAGTCCAGAGATGAACTTGAGATAATAATAGATGCATTACATAATCCGCTTAAGGGTAAGGAGAAGAAACCTCGGACATATAGGGAGAATGCAAGGAAAGATTACTTAAAGATAGCGAAGAAGTGCCGGAAGACATATATAGAGATAAAGAAATCGAAGGGGAAACAGTTACGCTATATATCTCGTGATTTAAGGCATATAGACGAGCTTTCATCAAAGAGTTCCTTATCATTAAACAATACAGGGATTTGCTCGTAATAAATGAATTATACAGGCAGCAGAAAGAGATGTATGATAAAAGAGTAAATAGTATCCAGGGTAGACTAGTAAGCATATCACAGCCGCATGTTCGTCCGATAATAAGGGGCAAGACCTCATCGCCGACAGAGTTTGGAGCGAAGATATCACTATCGTTGGTTGAAGGTTATACGAGGCTTGAAGAATTGAGTTGGGATAACTATAATGAATCATTAACATTGATAGATCATCTAGAAAGATACAGAGAACGTTACGGTTGTTATCCTGAAACAGTACAGGTGGATAGTATATTTCGGACCAGGGAAAACAGAGCATTTTGTAAAGAACATGGGATACGGATTTCTGGACCTCCTCTTGGTCGTCCCCCTAAAGTTGCCAAGTCGAATGATAATCTAAAACAGGAAAAACAGGATCTAAGAGAACGTGTAGCCATTGAGGGTAAGATTGGAGAAGCTAAGAGACGTTATGGATTATCCAGAATAATGGCAAAGTTGCCTGAGACAAATGAATCTGTTATAGGCATTATCCTTCTGGTGATGAATCTTGAAAGGAAGCTAAGGCTTCTTTTTGCCCAAATTTTACTGCGTCACACGAGAAGCTGTGAATGTGGAGTGTTCCCTGTATAGTCTAAATATCTACTTTTTCAGGAAGCCTTGCTTATATCCCACCTGTCGTTTCGAGAGTCCCATAATGCGACCAGTAGTGCTATAGCTGTAATTATAGAATGCAATGTATTCGAGAATAATTCTCTCTTCTTCAGATATATCAATGTTCTCAATGGCATCATTTATAATAATTCTGGTATCACGAAAACCGTTTGTAAAAGTGTGGTTTACATCCGCAAACATCTTATCAATATTATCAATATCGATATCAGAGTGAGCTTTTTTCTCATAAAATCGATAAATTACATTTCTCATAGTGCCCAGCAACCATTTCCTTGCATTATCGATCTCCTCAAATTTATCATAGAAGATGAGAAATACATCCTGGCATATATCACTTGTATCATCTCTATTCCCAACCTTTGTATACACGGCATTAAATACTAAAGGGTAATATTCGATGTATATTCTCGAAAAATTTTCTCGCTTTGAACTTTTCTTTCTCACCTATTTTCCCTCAAGAAAAAACTCTACAATCATATATATAGTCAATAAATGAGATGATTCGGTACATACTTTTTTTATATAAATTACAAAATTTTATAATTTCTCAGCTCAAATATATTGTATTTATCAGGATTCAACGAATAGCATTCCCCTAATCTACTAACCGCCATCTTTTTAATCTAAGATATCTTTTTGATCTGCTCTTATAAAATAAATATTTAAAGCGATTTTCTGAATAGGAATCGATCCAAACAGATGTGAAGTGTGTGGTACTAATTGAGGGAGGGGAATAAAGAAGTAGGTTTTCCAAAAGTTGAGACTCTTGAGAGCCCAAGTATTTAAAGATCATCAATAATTAATCTTTATATACTTGATAGCATCAATCTATACTATCAGTTTCAGTCACTTCTTAGAATTTCTATTACATACTATTCAATACCTTGGATACATCTTTGTAATAATAAAAAACATATAGGTGTATGTTTTTCATGTTAAGTATAAGATACAGAGAGAATAG
This genomic window from Spirochaetota bacterium contains:
- a CDS encoding sigma-70 family RNA polymerase sigma factor, which translates into the protein MRKKSSKRENFSRIYIEYYPLVFNAVYTKVGNRDDTSDICQDVFLIFYDKFEEIDNARKWLLGTMRNVIYRFYEKKAHSDIDIDNIDKMFADVNHTFTNGFRDTRIIINDAIENIDISEEERIILEYIAFYNYSYSTTGRIMGLSKRQVGYKQGFLKK